From Mytilus edulis chromosome 9, xbMytEdul2.2, whole genome shotgun sequence, the proteins below share one genomic window:
- the LOC139489864 gene encoding uncharacterized protein translates to MHQTMHSTHAKNMHQTIHSTHAENMHQTMHSTHAENMHQTMHSTHTENMHQTIHSTHTENMHQTMHSTHAENRHQNIHSTHAENRHHPIHSTHVENMHQTMHSTHAENRHQTMHSTHVENMHQTMHSTHAENRHHGIHSTHVKNRHQTMHSTHAENRHYRIHSTHDKNRPHPIHNTHAKNRPHSIHSTHAENRPHPIHSTHVENRHHGIHSTHAENRHHGIHSTHVKNKHQTMHSTHAENRHYRIHSTHDKNRPHPIHNTHAKNRPHPIHSTHAKNRSHPMYSC, encoded by the coding sequence ATGCATCAAACTATGCATAGTACTCATGCTAAAAACATGCATCAAACTATACatagtactcatgctgaaaacatgcatcaaactatgcatagtactcatgctgaaaacaTGCATCAAACTATGCATAGTACTCATACTGAAAACATGCATCAAACTATACATAGTACTCATACTGAAAACATGCATCAAACTATGCatagtactcatgctgaaaacaGACATCAAAATATACatagtactcatgctgaaaacaGACACCATCCTATACATAGTACTCATGTTGAAAACATGCATCAAACTATGCatagtactcatgctgaaaacaGACACCAAACTATGCATAGTACTCATGTTGAAAACATGCATCAAACTATGCatagtactcatgctgaaaacaGACATCATGGTATACATAGTACTCATGTTAAAAACAGACATCAAACTATGCatagtactcatgctgaaaacaGACACTATCGCATACATAGTACTCATGATAAAAACAGACCTCATCCTATACATAATACTCATGCTAAAAACAGACCTCATTCTATACatagtactcatgctgaaaacaGACCTCATCCTATACATAGTACTCATGTTGAAAACAGACATCATGGTATACatagtactcatgctgaaaacaGACATCATGGTATACATAGTACTCATGTTAAAAACAAACATCAAACTATGCatagtactcatgctgaaaacaGACACTATCGCATACATAGTACTCATGATAAAAACAGACCTCATCCTATACATAATACTCATGCTAAAAACAGACCTCATCCTATACATAGTACTCATGCTAAAAACAGATCTCATCCTATGTACTCATGTTAA